One Gordonia pseudamarae genomic window, TGAAACAATCCCTGCCAGGTGACGAGGCCGAAGTACTTCTTCGGTTCCCGGGGGTAGAAGATCAGCCGCAGCGCCGCCCAGTCCGTGAACCAGCCGGTGAACAACCCGAACAGGGGCATGACCCAGGGATTGTGGGTGAGCGCCCAGACCGCGACCTGCACGAGGCCGATGAAGAATCCGAAGACGAGACCGCTGCGTCGGATGAACGCGAACTCCCGCCGCCCGACGTCCCGGAACATCGATTCCAGTGTGATCGGATCGTCCAGGAACTCCTTGGTCGCCATCGTCTGCAGGTCGAAGACGTCGTCGATACGATCGACGACCCCGTCGACCACCGCGACGATGGCATCGGGAGCCGACCGCTGGATCCGTTCGACCAGGAAGTCCTGCGCGAGCGGTGGGAGCACGCCCCACAGCGTCGGCTGATACTCGGCCAGCACCTTACGGGTGATCCGCGCGACCTCGGCACGCAACGGACGATCGATCAGCGCCGCGAGTTCGGCGGCATCGATCCGCTCGGCGATCTCCTGAGCATTGACCAGCCGGGGTGTCAGTGTCTCGCACAGCACGGTCACCATCTGCGGAGCCCGCTTCGGGATGATGCCCTGCCACCCCATCGGCCCGATGCCCTTGAACGTATGCGGACGGAACATCATCCGGATGGCGACGACCTTGGTGACCCAGCCGATCAGTGCAGCCACGAACGGCATCGCCACATAGATCGGCCAGTTCCGGTGGAAGTCGTCGGTGATCTGCGCCCATGTCTGCACTGCTCTTGCTTCTCCTACATGACTGCGTCCACCTGGCGCCCGGCCGATCGCCGGACGGAGATGACGCGCTTTCCACGTCAGGATGCCAATCTCACATATTTTATTCTGCATTAAATTCGTAATATGGCAGATGTCTCAGCCGCCAGGGGGTCGCGATCGATATCGAAGTCAAATTTGAATAGGGAGCGACCGGATCGTGCCCGGAACCCACAGCCCTTGCTACCGTGACCCTGTGCGCAACTCTCCCGAGCCCGGTCATCCCGATCCCCGGACCCTTCCCGCGACACTGCTCGCGAAGTTCACCACCGACCCCGCCGGCAACACCGCCGGCGTTCGGCTCGCCCATGCGACGGCCCCCGACGAGGTCGCGTTCGCCCAGCGGGTCCAGGCCTGGCAGCGCGACCGGCAAGGACGTGCGGGCCTGGCATCCCTCGGCATCCTCCTCGATGTCACCGCGGGCTCGGGCATCTACCTGCTGCGGCCCGAGAACGAATACGTGGTCTCGCACATCTCGGTGTCGATGGCCCCCTGGGAGGTCATCGGCGACGAGGTGATCGCCACCGCCTCCCCACTGGCGGTCGACGACCACACCGGTACCGGTCTGGCCACCGCCCGGATGGAATCGGGTACCACACTCATCGCGGCCGCACGATGCCGATCCGTGCAGACCGTGCGGCCGAACCTGCCCGACGACCTGCTCGCGGAGTTCCGGTCGGACCCCGCGGCGTTCGACGACCAGCAGCCGCTCTCGACCCACCTCGGTCTCACCCGGATCAACGACGGATCGTCGGCCGATCGGTTCGGCGTCCGCTGGCAGGTACCGGAATGGACACTCAACTCACTGGGCACCGCGCAGGGCGGCAGCATTCTCAGCGCGACCGCGGCGGTGACCGACATCGTCGGCGACGCACTGCGTGATGAGGGTGCCGGCGATTGCGCGCTGACCGACCTGAGCATCGAACTGATGCGATCGCCGAGCCCGTCGGCGGCCGGATACGAGTTCGCGGTGGACATCATCCGCCGTGGCCGTCGACTGGTCGTCATGACCATCGACCTGCGTGACGAGTCCGGGAAGCTGTTCGCTCGCAGTACCGCCACGCTGTGCCTGCGGACCCCGTGACCCCCCCCCCGGCGTGGCCCGGCGTGGCCCGGCCAGGGCGGTGGGTCCACAACGGCAGGGGTCTATAGGGGCGGGGCCGCCACGATGAACACCACGATCGCCACACCCGTTGCCACCAGCGTCGCGTACACCGCATAGGCGAGGCGGCGCGGCGCGTCCCGCAACTCCATGAAGTACGCGGCGACCACGATGGATTTGATGACCGCCAACGAGATGATCACGACGGCGGTGGCGTTCTCGGACAATCCGTGATTTGCCCCGAGCGCCCAGGAAACCACGGTGATCATCACCACTGCGAGCCAGACGGCACACGAGGACCGCAGCACCGGATCGCGTAAGAGGGAAGAATTCGTATCCATCGGTCACACCACCAAGAACAACAGCGGGGCCAGAAAGAGCCAGATCAGATCCACCATGTGCCAGAACACCGCGGCCCCGACGAAGTAGTCGGTGTCGTGTTTGCCCGGCAAAGGCCGTTTGGCCATCCGGCGGACGAGTTCGAGGACGAACATCCCGACCACGACATGGCCGAGATGCAGCCCGGTCAAAATGTAGTACAACATAAAAAAGTCATTGCTGTGCGGCGTGAGACCGTCGGCGGCGTGTGTCGACCACTCCACGACCTTCAACACGGTGAACGCCGCACCCAGACCCAGCGCGATCAGCATCGCGCCGTTGGCCCGGCCGATCCGTTGCGCCCGGTAGGCGACGACCGCCACCACCACCGCGAGCGAACTGGCAAGCAGAACCAGGGTCTCGGCCAGTCCCTGCGAAATCGACAGATGTGATTGCGCTGCGGCGTATCCCGCGCGATCAGAGCTCCGGTAGTACAGCAACACGCACAGCAGGACCGCGAACATCACGATGTCGCCGAGGATGATCAGCCAGAGTCCGGGTTCACCCGGCACCCGCCGGGGGTGCGCCGAGGGCCCTGAGTGGTTGTCGGCCACCGGTGGTGGCAACACAGATTCCCGAGTGGTCATACGACTGCCTCACCTTTCCTTGCCGCCGCGCCCCCGGCGGCGTCGCCGTCCGCCATGACCGCACGCCGGGCCTCCTCGGCCTCGTCCCTGACCGCGCGGAGCAACGCGTAGGTCATCGCTATGTACCAACTCGCGAACACAGCCGCCGGAATCCAGAATCCCAGCAGCCCGTTCCAGGCGAACGGCCCGACCTTGAAAAAGATGAGCAGGCTCGCCGGTGTCACGAGAACCGCTATCCACAGATTCACATAGGCGACCCACCGGGGAAACACAGGACGCCGGCGCCTGTCGCTGAATACCGATATCGCCAGCGGGATGTTCTGGCCGAGGATCGGCGGCCACGGCAGGATCAACATGATGTACGACATGTCGTTGAGCATCTGGGTCAGCTCGGGTGACCGCTCAGGGCGAAACCCGCCGACGATGAAAATCAACATGGGGATCAACAGCACAACGGTCGTGACGATGCCGGCCCCGAATTGCACTATGGCCAGTGCGGGTACCCCCGGTGCCGATCTGCGCATCTGCATACTGACGACGAAAAAGTAAGGCTGGGTCAAGAACACGCCGACCATGCCGAGAATCAGGCCCACCAACAGCAACGCCTGGTTGTCGGCGTATCGGTCGGCGACCTCACCCGGGGCGGCATCGGGCGGAATCATCGGTATGAAGCCGGCCATCAACCCCCAGCAACCGAACAGCAACAGCACGAATGCCGGGCCGCACCAGGCGCCGAATACCTGTATCCGCCGGGTCAACTCGATATCGGCGAGAACATCCTCGTCGGTGAACTTGTATCCGGTAGAGACCATTTCGCTCAACCTTCCCTGTCGGTACGCCGCATCACTCACCGACCGCCCACCCGGACCACCAGCCCGTCGCCGTCACCGGCCGTCGCCATCGCGGTCCGCATCAGATCGCTGACATCGACCGAACGCATCCGTTCGACGGCCGAGGTCACCGACGGCATGGATGCCACGCCCCATTGCTGGGCGGCGGGCGAGACATTGTCGAGCACCCGCTCGATCTTCTGCAGGAGCGGTCCGGCGACCTCGTTCAGCAGCCGCGGAGAATCCGTCGCGGGGACGAATCCGTCGCGATGGTCGGGCGTGTACTCCTTCGTCCCCGCCGCGATGCCGAGGAACTTCGAGAATCCCGTGCCGAAGTCGGCGATGGGTACGCCCGACGCGCGGGCGTAGGGGCTGATCGCCGCACCATGGTCGAGCCAGGTCTGGAACCTCTCGAGCAGATCCCGCAACGACCCCCGGGTCGTGAGCACCGTGGATTCGAGCAGGGCACCGGCCCTGGCCAATTGATCGATGACGACCGGGTCCGACACCAGCCCGGTGTTGGTCTCGGTGATGATCTTGCGGACATTGGTGACATTGACCTGCTCCAGCAATCTGGTCAGGCGGGCCGACAGCTCTGTGAAGGTCGTGGGAACGGTGGTGCGTGCACCGGTGAGCCGCACGCCGTCGGGCAATGCCCGGCCGGATTCGACCTGCGGTGTGATACCCAGGTAGCTTTCCCCCAATGCCGACAGATTGTCGACCCGGTAGTGCGAATCCTCCGGGATCCGGTACCTGGTCTTGTAGTTCCAGGCGATCTCGACGCCGGAGCCCGATGATGTCACCCCGACGATCCGGCCTATCGGGATCCCCAGATACAGCACCCGTGATCCTTCCACGAGACCGTTCGCGTCGGGGACGTGGAGCGTCGCGGTCCGCACATGCCGATTCTCGGTCACGCTGACGCCCACCGAGCCCAGGTAGGCCAGCGCCACGACGATCAGCGTGAGCAGTCCCGCGACCGACAGGGCCGATCGGGCGGCCGGCGCCGACAACCTCCGGCTCCTCATCGGACGGCTCCCAGCATTCGCAGCAGCCGGGTGATGGTCCCGATCATTTCCTGTCCCTCGGCGGCAGTGGCGGTGACGATGTTCATACGCGGACTCTGCACGAACGGAAAGAAGTTGTCGACCACGAACTTCCGGATCTGGTCATCGTTGCGGGCAACCGCGTGCACCCACTCGACCATGACGTCGGCCGAACCGTTCAGCCTCGTGAGCATCGGCATGAGCCACATACCCCCTTCGAACACGCTGCCGATGCTCGGCAGCAGTACGCCGATTCCACCGGATGCGTTCGACAGTTGGCTCCACCAGTGCATTCCCTTGGGGGCCAGCGCCTGCGACAGGGACGGCAGCCACCGGTTCACCGTGCCGGCGGTGGCATCGAGACCGTCGAGCATCTGGTCGATCCGACGGGTGTCGGCGGCCAGACTGCGCAGGTCGATCGACGCGATCCGGGCAACCCTTGTGGTCTGCTTCCTATGGGGCAGAGCAGTATTGGCCGACCTCATCACCTTCTCGATGTCTTGGATACTGCCGGCGTTGACAAAGTTGGCGACCACCGACAGCGTGTCCTCCAGCGGAGGTGCCGACGCCGTACGTTCGAGCTCGATGGTGTCTCCCTCAAGCAGTGGCGCGGACACCGAGGACAGTATCGCCACGTACGGGTCGCCCAGTACCGTGTCCTGCCGGATCGACGCGGCGGCGTCGGTGGTGATCCGCGAGTTCTCGCGCACCTTGGCCACGATGTCGACACGAGATCGGTGAAGCCGCACCGAGGACACCGACCCGATGCGCAGCCCGTTCAACGTGACATCGGTTCCGGTGGGCAGATTCAGCGCATCCGCGAACCGGATCGTCAGCGTCCTGTCGCCGCCACCGGACCGCACCGACGAGGTGAAGGTTCCGGGATCGACCGCACATCCGGCGACGATCAGGGCGGTCAGCGCCACGACCACACATCGTGACCAGTTCCTCCTCCGGCCGATCACCTCCGCACTTCCCCGAGCAGTCCCATGACATTGACCTTGGCAGCGGGCTCGGGCCCGTCGCGGAGCACCTGACAACTGCCTGTGCGAATTCCGTTGAGCTGTTGGCACAGTATTTCGGGCCGTTGGTGTTTGACGGTGACTGCCGGGCCGGACACGCGCACCGCCGCCCCCTTGCCCTTGACCACGGTCAGGGTGGCCGCGCTCGCGAGAGTCGGCAGCACGGTGAGCGCCTGGCTCACCGAGTTCACCTTGGCCATCGGAATCTCGGCCGTGCCGGCGAAGTCCAGCAGCCGGTAGATGTCCTCGCCGTATCTCCCCATGACGTCGTACACCATCTGCAACACCGGACTGAGCCCCCACATCATGTGATATAGGCCCGGCCACATCTCGTCGGCGCCGATCCGCATCGATGCCGGGAGTTTCCGGAATATCGAGGCGATGTCCCGCCACTGGTCGAGGACCGCGCCGGTCAGCGGACCGGTGGCCACGATGATGGCGCCGATGTCGGAGATCATCCGGTCCGGGTTCTTCACCGCCGACGATGCGGTCCGGAGCAGCTTGTCCAGGTCCGCACCGCCGCCGTCCATCGCTCGTGCGATCGCGTCGACGGAGTCCGCGATCGTGCGGTCATCGCCGCCGGGAGCCATCTCTTCGACGAGATCGGCGGCCGAA contains:
- a CDS encoding DUF445 domain-containing protein, producing the protein MQTWAQITDDFHRNWPIYVAMPFVAALIGWVTKVVAIRMMFRPHTFKGIGPMGWQGIIPKRAPQMVTVLCETLTPRLVNAQEIAERIDAAELAALIDRPLRAEVARITRKVLAEYQPTLWGVLPPLAQDFLVERIQRSAPDAIVAVVDGVVDRIDDVFDLQTMATKEFLDDPITLESMFRDVGRREFAFIRRSGLVFGFFIGLVQVAVWALTHNPWVMPLFGLFTGWFTDWAALRLIFYPREPKKYFGLVTWQGLFQQHRVPVAKEYGSLIATRVLTPDRLIRSICGGGDSADVVNVVAQVLETELCKELGDLNRYVDLELRELPLFRDLDLGALRIAGLSATGLVNGLLDVLSGPTRGVAGVGLDLTQIEPMCAAFASEAVDVLPDLLLGSAERYLVQTLDIEGTMSEKMAAMTPQEFEGVLRPAFRADEKTLIAVGAALGFLVGELQVLLVEHMTR
- a CDS encoding PaaI family thioesterase; translation: MRNSPEPGHPDPRTLPATLLAKFTTDPAGNTAGVRLAHATAPDEVAFAQRVQAWQRDRQGRAGLASLGILLDVTAGSGIYLLRPENEYVVSHISVSMAPWEVIGDEVIATASPLAVDDHTGTGLATARMESGTTLIAAARCRSVQTVRPNLPDDLLAEFRSDPAAFDDQQPLSTHLGLTRINDGSSADRFGVRWQVPEWTLNSLGTAQGGSILSATAAVTDIVGDALRDEGAGDCALTDLSIELMRSPSPSAAGYEFAVDIIRRGRRLVVMTIDLRDESGKLFARSTATLCLRTP
- a CDS encoding cytochrome C oxidase subunit IV family protein, encoding MDTNSSLLRDPVLRSSCAVWLAVVMITVVSWALGANHGLSENATAVVIISLAVIKSIVVAAYFMELRDAPRRLAYAVYATLVATGVAIVVFIVAAPPL
- a CDS encoding cytochrome c oxidase subunit 3, whose amino-acid sequence is MTTRESVLPPPVADNHSGPSAHPRRVPGEPGLWLIILGDIVMFAVLLCVLLYYRSSDRAGYAAAQSHLSISQGLAETLVLLASSLAVVVAVVAYRAQRIGRANGAMLIALGLGAAFTVLKVVEWSTHAADGLTPHSNDFFMLYYILTGLHLGHVVVGMFVLELVRRMAKRPLPGKHDTDYFVGAAVFWHMVDLIWLFLAPLLFLVV
- a CDS encoding MlaD family protein; this translates as MRSRRLSAPAARSALSVAGLLTLIVVALAYLGSVGVSVTENRHVRTATLHVPDANGLVEGSRVLYLGIPIGRIVGVTSSGSGVEIAWNYKTRYRIPEDSHYRVDNLSALGESYLGITPQVESGRALPDGVRLTGARTTVPTTFTELSARLTRLLEQVNVTNVRKIITETNTGLVSDPVVIDQLARAGALLESTVLTTRGSLRDLLERFQTWLDHGAAISPYARASGVPIADFGTGFSKFLGIAAGTKEYTPDHRDGFVPATDSPRLLNEVAGPLLQKIERVLDNVSPAAQQWGVASMPSVTSAVERMRSVDVSDLMRTAMATAGDGDGLVVRVGGR
- a CDS encoding MlaD family protein is translated as MALTALIVAGCAVDPGTFTSSVRSGGGDRTLTIRFADALNLPTGTDVTLNGLRIGSVSSVRLHRSRVDIVAKVRENSRITTDAAASIRQDTVLGDPYVAILSSVSAPLLEGDTIELERTASAPPLEDTLSVVANFVNAGSIQDIEKVMRSANTALPHRKQTTRVARIASIDLRSLAADTRRIDQMLDGLDATAGTVNRWLPSLSQALAPKGMHWWSQLSNASGGIGVLLPSIGSVFEGGMWLMPMLTRLNGSADVMVEWVHAVARNDDQIRKFVVDNFFPFVQSPRMNIVTATAAEGQEMIGTITRLLRMLGAVR
- a CDS encoding MlaD family protein, translated to MSRQRLRNVAVLGVVVAVVVAAVAFVGSRGSRSVSGYCAYLPDAIGLYEGNPVTRMGYELGKITSISAAGTGVRVGFSVEEGRTIPAGAAAVTRSKSVLADRSLELVGNSTGHALEPGECISRENSHTPKSISEIMGSAADLVEEMAPGGDDRTIADSVDAIARAMDGGGADLDKLLRTASSAVKNPDRMISDIGAIIVATGPLTGAVLDQWRDIASIFRKLPASMRIGADEMWPGLYHMMWGLSPVLQMVYDVMGRYGEDIYRLLDFAGTAEIPMAKVNSVSQALTVLPTLASAATLTVVKGKGAAVRVSGPAVTVKHQRPEILCQQLNGIRTGSCQVLRDGPEPAAKVNVMGLLGEVRR